From Alosa sapidissima isolate fAloSap1 chromosome 2, fAloSap1.pri, whole genome shotgun sequence, one genomic window encodes:
- the LOC121700609 gene encoding gamma-crystallin M3-like, whose amino-acid sequence MDTQVDSPSNMGKIIFYEDRNFQGRSYECMNDCPDMSSYLSRCHSCRVESGCFMVYDRPNFMGNQFYMRRGEYSDYTRMGMSDSIRSCRMIPMHRGQFRMRIYERENFGGQMMELMDDCDSIMDRYRMSDCQSCNVMDGHWLMYEQPHFRGRMMYMRPGEYRSFREMGMSNMRFMSMRRITDMCQ is encoded by the exons CACAGGTCGACAGCCCTTCAAACATGGGAAAG ATCATCTTTTACGAGGACAGGAACTTCCAGGGGCGCTCCTATGAGTGCATGAATGACTGCCCTGACATGTCTTCCTACCTCAGCCGCTGCCATTCCTGCAGGGTGGAGAGCGGCTGCTTCATGGTCTACGACCGTCCCAACTTCATGGGTAACCAGTTCTACATGAGGAGGGGCGAGTACTCTGACTACACACGCATGGGCATGAGTGATTCCATCCGCTCCTGCAGAATGATCCCCATG CACAGAGGACAGTTCAGAATGAGGATCTACGAGAGGGAGAACTTCGGTGGTCAGATGATGGAGCTGATGGACGACTGTGATTCCATCATGGACCGTTACCGTATGTCTGACTGCCAGTCCTGCAATGTTATGGATGGCCACTGGCTCATGTATGAGCAGCCCCACTTCAGAGGCAGAATGATGTACATGAGGCCTGGCGAGTACAGAAGCTTCAGGGAGATGGGAATGAGCAACATGAGGTTCATGAGCATGAGGCGCATCACTGACATGTGTCAGTGA